CTCCTTACGGTGCGTTTGAATCTTACCTTCCATTACACACACTCGTATTCGATTTCGGACCAAGTGATGAACTTATCGAAACCAATCCATACCACGGCTTACGCGTTTATAACAATGATGAAAAATTAGACTATACGTATTATCCATCAACATTATTATCGACACCTACTGATGTTGTAAGTACTTTAAAAGGCAAAAATAAAACTTATTTACTCTCAGTTTTCAAAGGATTATTTACCTATGATGGAACATTTAAATCACTTCTAGCAACCGATGTTTGGAAAGAAAAGAAATTGCGTCATATAACAGAATTAGAAAATAATATAGCTGTCAGTAATGAAGCTGGAGATGTTTTTATAATAGATGACACAAAAAACACTTTTAATGTTATTAGAACCATCCATCAGAAAGAAATTAGAGGTAATACGATTTTCTTTTTAAATCACTATAAAGGATGGCTTATTGTAGCAACCGAAAAAGGAATAACATTTAGTAGTGGGAAAAGGCAATTGTTTATAAACGAAGAGCAAGGAATTAAAAATCCAGTTTATGCATCAACAATTTATAATGACCAATTATTACTTGCCTCTGAATTTGGGAAATACACTATTGATTTAAATAAGCTTTTAAATACCCCAAATAAAATTGATGGAATTTTTATAACTAGCCTTAATATTAATGACTCTATAGTATCAAACATATCTCCTAGGTTACAACTAGAATATACAGAAAACAATCTATCTATTGCAATGGAGACTAATGCACATCCATTTCCCCAAAAGCTCACTTATTATTATCGAATAAACGAAAACTCAAGTTGGCAAAAATCAAACAATCAAAAGATTGATCTTCGTTTCTTAAAGCCTGGCGCGTATAACATCAATGTTCGAGTAAATGATGCTTATACAGGGCAATTATTTGAAGGACAACTATTATCATTTACAATTGCGCTACCATTCTATTTAAAATGGTGGTTTCTACTCCTCACGGGATTATTCCTTATGGCGTTAGTATACTTATATTTTAATAGAATACGTAAAAGGCAACTTATTCAATATGCCTTAGAAATTGCGACGACTAAACATATAGAAGAGCTTAAAACGGAGGCTTTACTAGCTCAAATGAATCCTCATTTTATTTTTAATGCGCTTAATTCCATACAACATTTAGTAATGACTAATGAGAATGAACGAGCTTCTGTATATCTCAATAAGTTTTCGAAATTAGTTCGAGCAAACCTAAACAACGCACAACGTCCTTTTACAAGTTTGAGAGAAGAGCTAGACTACCTAAAGGTATATTGTGAAATCGAAAATGAAAGGCATGCTAATAGAATAGCTATTGTCTTTAATATAGACTCGCAGATTAATCCATCAGAAGTTGAAATACCAACGTTAATTTTACAACCTTTTTTAGAAAATGCATTTGTACATGCTTTTCCATCTTCTATTTTGAGCCCTATGCTTGAGTTAACTGTTACTGTATTTAATGCTCATCTTATTAGCTATGAGATTAAAGACAATGGTATAGGTGCCCTATCTAAGTTAAAAAGAAGTACCACTACCTCAAAAGGAATTTCTTTAATAAAGGAACGATTACACTTTTTAAACTATGACGTAGAAACTTCCCTAAACGTCGATTATAGCGAAAACGGCTCGACTATAACACTTCTTTTATGATAATACGTTAATCCTTGTTGTGATTACGATAGTACATTGCTTAGATTTTGAGAGTTGAATGTTGGTAGATTGCGAATTAATCAACTCAAATCATATTTATGAATAAACATTTTTTAATGTCAAAAATGAAATCGTCAGGAACTGCCTATTTGTGTTTCTTCCTTTTCGGTTGTCAATATGCCTACTTAGGTAAATGGGGGCTGCAATTTTTATATTGGTTTACCCTAGGAGGAGTCGGTATATGGGCATTTATAGATTTATTTCATATTCCAACCAAAATCAGTAATCATAATATGATACTATCGAGTCAAATTGAAAGTATTGAAAGAAGAGAGACGGAAGAATCTCATTCAAGAAATATTGCAATGATGGCTGCTGCTACTGGGAATAGAAACGCAATCAACTAATAAATAAATTAAGTCCTAAAGAAAATACATTATGAAGAAATTTATAGTATTAATTGTATCGTTGATAACATTTGGTAGCTGTAATTCAATTGATGATAAGGTAGCAGAATATAGAGCCATTAAAGAAAATATAGACGAAATTATGCAAGAAGTCTCTGATGGTACAAAAGATCAAGAATTAGGAATAAGAGAGATGACCGAGTTGCAGCTTGAACTATTAGAATTTGATCAGGAAGTTACTGACCTCTACACTAGGGAGGAAAAAATTAAGAGAGAAATTGATGTAAAGCGAAAAGAAGATAAAAGGGCTGCAAAACAAGCTGCGAAACAATTTCGAATAGATTCCCTAAGGCAGGAAAAAGAAAAAAAGTTAATGGAAGCTGAGCTCGCTAAACAAGAAAAAGCTTATGAAAAGCAATTAGAGGAGCAAAACAGAAAAGAGGTAGCTGCTATGATTGCAGCTGAAGAAGAAGCTGAAAGAAATTTATATATCAGTGAGCTAAATGCAAAAGGGTTATTTCTAGTAGAGTTTGATAATAGAACATATGAAATAAATGAAGAAGAATGGTTAAACTGGAAAGACTCTGAGAATTATTCGTTTAAAAAACAAGCTGATGAACTAAGAA
The genomic region above belongs to Dokdonia sp. Dokd-P16 and contains:
- a CDS encoding TM2 domain-containing protein → MNKHFLMSKMKSSGTAYLCFFLFGCQYAYLGKWGLQFLYWFTLGGVGIWAFIDLFHIPTKISNHNMILSSQIESIERRETEESHSRNIAMMAAATGNRNAIN
- a CDS encoding histidine kinase, with amino-acid sequence MKITNLPIFFIALFGFLCAAQTSPFTQYNTSSILPNNTVRALYVAHDGALWIGTDNGLVRKYNTTINSYFKEDGLPLNNIWAITEDANNELWVGTYGEGIAHYDGEKFTKISSKQGLIHNEITHLFNFQNNLYIGTSNGVSIVSTASKKVIASTKATTDEVIRISGFFEFNKEVYVTTYSSGIFKLSRKGNHVDLQKISDHSFIYAAHQRNDSLYLSNKKYISVFAINDVINKKIIAPRIIENQSIVWDYVETDKETLYGGAWGIFEDDGGLIRFNKSLTNSSKISELPSSAVLSLSYDNLLKNLYVGTKDAGLFEFSTSSPIEKIPSSQEKMVDISYFKNQSIQLFTSGLQINGKFINSSFFKEKQINYVRNNQNKLPKYEDFFYELEYDTPAEKIVFYNIKTSEDALWINTSIGLYKFSPYGAFESYLPLHTLVFDFGPSDELIETNPYHGLRVYNNDEKLDYTYYPSTLLSTPTDVVSTLKGKNKTYLLSVFKGLFTYDGTFKSLLATDVWKEKKLRHITELENNIAVSNEAGDVFIIDDTKNTFNVIRTIHQKEIRGNTIFFLNHYKGWLIVATEKGITFSSGKRQLFINEEQGIKNPVYASTIYNDQLLLASEFGKYTIDLNKLLNTPNKIDGIFITSLNINDSIVSNISPRLQLEYTENNLSIAMETNAHPFPQKLTYYYRINENSSWQKSNNQKIDLRFLKPGAYNINVRVNDAYTGQLFEGQLLSFTIALPFYLKWWFLLLTGLFLMALVYLYFNRIRKRQLIQYALEIATTKHIEELKTEALLAQMNPHFIFNALNSIQHLVMTNENERASVYLNKFSKLVRANLNNAQRPFTSLREELDYLKVYCEIENERHANRIAIVFNIDSQINPSEVEIPTLILQPFLENAFVHAFPSSILSPMLELTVTVFNAHLISYEIKDNGIGALSKLKRSTTTSKGISLIKERLHFLNYDVETSLNVDYSENGSTITLLL